A region from the Gavia stellata isolate bGavSte3 chromosome 12, bGavSte3.hap2, whole genome shotgun sequence genome encodes:
- the CHCHD4 gene encoding mitochondrial intermembrane space import and assembly protein 40: protein MSYCRQEGKDRIIFATKEDHETPSSAELVADDPDDPYEEQGLILPNGDINWNCPCLGGMASGPCGEQFKSAFSCFHYSTEEIKGSDCVDQFRAMQECMQKYPDLYPQEDENEEKEKSSKDLEATPMEASAAKEEKGSS from the exons ATGTCCTACTGCAGGCAAGAAG GAAAAGACAGAATTATATTTGCGACCAAGGAGGACCATGAGACACCAAGCAGTGCTGAGCTGGTTGCAGACGACCCAGATGACCCTTATGAAGAACAAG GATTGATATTGCCCAATGGAGATATTAATTGGAATTGCCCATGTCTTGGAGGAATGGCTAGTGGTCCCTGTGGGGAACAGTTCAAGtcagctttttcttgtttccactatagcacagaagaaataaagggaTCAGACTGTGTGGACCAATTCCGTGCCATGCAGGAATGCATGCAAAAATACCCAGATCTTTACCCtcaagaagatgaaaatgaagaaaaagaaaagtcaagcAAAGATTTAGAAGCTACTCCTATGGAGGCTTCTGCTGCCAAAGAGGAGAAGGGATCTAGCTAA